The following coding sequences lie in one Homalodisca vitripennis isolate AUS2020 chromosome X, UT_GWSS_2.1, whole genome shotgun sequence genomic window:
- the LOC124370031 gene encoding uncharacterized protein LOC124370031 isoform X6 gives MTALRLRGHLVDLGYLRWNTWASGSTQNGDPWTLDEGVAKQEDEWILFHDMLSGVDVPEEVAICWPDFVRVDVMGPCEDGVTVDRTNKHQTLPSRNMCIYRVCKISTNNWGEM, from the exons ATGACGGCACTGCGTCTCCGAGGCCATCTAGTAGATCTGGGATATCTACGTTGGAATACATGGGCATCAGGCAGTACGCAG AATGGAGATCCATGGACACTGGATGAAGGAGTGGCTAAACAAGAGGATGAGTGGATACTGTTCCATGATATGCTGTCTGGTGTGGATGTCCCGGAGGAGGTGGCCATCTGCTGGCCAGACTTTGTGAGGGTTGACGTCATGGGTCCATGTGAGGACGGCGTGACTGTTGACCGGACCAACAAGCACCAAACCCTTCCCTCAAG GAATATGTGCATTTACAGAGTATGCAAAATCTCGACAAACAACTGGGGAGAAATGTGA
- the LOC124370031 gene encoding uncharacterized protein LOC124370031 isoform X1, with amino-acid sequence MGIKQYTGRVTVLGASFEHAHYCPSPLLTFLKMTLKTGIWYPEWTLEKDPLSAVWRGCPGEGGQLPARLCDCRPDVQHCEGCQRHGSIPERLAVGDDGTASPRPSSRSGISTLEYMGIRQYAGCPEWRSMDTG; translated from the exons ATGGGCATCAAGCAGTATACAG GCCGTGTCACCGTGCTCGGCGCCTCGTTTGAGCACGCACACTACTGTCCTTCCCCACTACTGACTTTTCTGAAGATGACATTGAAGACAGGAATTT GGTATCCAGAATGGACACTAGAAAAGGATCCATTATCTGCTGTCTGGCGTGGATGTCCCGGAGAAGGTGGCCAGCTGCCAGCCAGACTTTGTGACTGTCGACCAGACGTACAACATTGTGAGGGTTGTCAACGTCACGGGTCCATACCAGAACGGCTGGCAGTCGGAGATGACGGCACTGCGTCTCCGAGGCCATCTAGTAGATCTGGGATATCTACGTTGGAATACATGGGCATCAGGCAGTACGCAG GATGTCCAGAATGGAGATCCATGGACACTGGATGA
- the LOC124370031 gene encoding uncharacterized protein LOC124370031 isoform X2, which yields MGIKQYTGRVTVLGASFEHAHYCPSPLLTFLKMTLKTGIWYPEWTLEKDPLSAVWRGCPGEGGQLPARLCDCRPDVQHCEGCQRHGSIPERLAVGDDGTASPRPSSRSGISTLEYMGIRQYAEWRSMDTG from the exons ATGGGCATCAAGCAGTATACAG GCCGTGTCACCGTGCTCGGCGCCTCGTTTGAGCACGCACACTACTGTCCTTCCCCACTACTGACTTTTCTGAAGATGACATTGAAGACAGGAATTT GGTATCCAGAATGGACACTAGAAAAGGATCCATTATCTGCTGTCTGGCGTGGATGTCCCGGAGAAGGTGGCCAGCTGCCAGCCAGACTTTGTGACTGTCGACCAGACGTACAACATTGTGAGGGTTGTCAACGTCACGGGTCCATACCAGAACGGCTGGCAGTCGGAGATGACGGCACTGCGTCTCCGAGGCCATCTAGTAGATCTGGGATATCTACGTTGGAATACATGGGCATCAGGCAGTACGCAG AATGGAGATCCATGGACACTGGATGA
- the LOC124370031 gene encoding uncharacterized protein LOC124370031 isoform X4 — translation MYPSWWDPEAPGDPVLSPRPPPEPGYLRWNTWASSSIQNGDPWTLDEGVAKQEDEWILFHDMLSGVDVPEEVAICWPDFVRVDVMGPCEDGVTVDRTNKHQTLPSRNMCIYRVCKISTNNWGEM, via the exons ATGTATCCCAGTTGGTGGGATCCCGAGGCGCCAGGGGATCCGGTGCTGTCTCCAAGGCCACCTCCAGAGCCAGGATATCTACGTTGGAATACATGGGCATCAAGCAGTATACAG AATGGAGATCCATGGACACTGGATGAAGGAGTGGCTAAACAAGAGGATGAGTGGATACTGTTCCATGATATGCTGTCTGGTGTGGATGTCCCGGAGGAGGTGGCCATCTGCTGGCCAGACTTTGTGAGGGTTGACGTCATGGGTCCATGTGAGGACGGCGTGACTGTTGACCGGACCAACAAGCACCAAACCCTTCCCTCAAG GAATATGTGCATTTACAGAGTATGCAAAATCTCGACAAACAACTGGGGAGAAATGTGA
- the LOC124370031 gene encoding uncharacterized protein LOC124370031 isoform X3, protein MYPSWWDPEAPGDPVLSPRPPPEPGYLRWNTWASSSIQDVQNGDPWTLDEGVAKQEDEWILFHDMLSGVDVPEEVAICWPDFVRVDVMGPCEDGVTVDRTNKHQTLPSRNMCIYRVCKISTNNWGEM, encoded by the exons ATGTATCCCAGTTGGTGGGATCCCGAGGCGCCAGGGGATCCGGTGCTGTCTCCAAGGCCACCTCCAGAGCCAGGATATCTACGTTGGAATACATGGGCATCAAGCAGTATACAG GATGTCCAGAATGGAGATCCATGGACACTGGATGAAGGAGTGGCTAAACAAGAGGATGAGTGGATACTGTTCCATGATATGCTGTCTGGTGTGGATGTCCCGGAGGAGGTGGCCATCTGCTGGCCAGACTTTGTGAGGGTTGACGTCATGGGTCCATGTGAGGACGGCGTGACTGTTGACCGGACCAACAAGCACCAAACCCTTCCCTCAAG GAATATGTGCATTTACAGAGTATGCAAAATCTCGACAAACAACTGGGGAGAAATGTGA
- the LOC124370031 gene encoding uncharacterized protein LOC124370031 isoform X5: protein MTALRLRGHLVDLGYLRWNTWASGSTQDVQNGDPWTLDEGVAKQEDEWILFHDMLSGVDVPEEVAICWPDFVRVDVMGPCEDGVTVDRTNKHQTLPSRNMCIYRVCKISTNNWGEM from the exons ATGACGGCACTGCGTCTCCGAGGCCATCTAGTAGATCTGGGATATCTACGTTGGAATACATGGGCATCAGGCAGTACGCAG GATGTCCAGAATGGAGATCCATGGACACTGGATGAAGGAGTGGCTAAACAAGAGGATGAGTGGATACTGTTCCATGATATGCTGTCTGGTGTGGATGTCCCGGAGGAGGTGGCCATCTGCTGGCCAGACTTTGTGAGGGTTGACGTCATGGGTCCATGTGAGGACGGCGTGACTGTTGACCGGACCAACAAGCACCAAACCCTTCCCTCAAG GAATATGTGCATTTACAGAGTATGCAAAATCTCGACAAACAACTGGGGAGAAATGTGA
- the LOC124369677 gene encoding uncharacterized protein LOC124369677, which translates to MAHLCVGCSLSYVEAIRKDEYGVLQFYVNHGAYNRTRRCGNRKCGNELVVNEFGDFFFRCGKYYTPKRKKIKCRFTASAKKGTFFENAHLPLTDIFYVVASILCLVPPRQDYLEKNFNISSKTAVDWYSFCREVFVDHVANNDVTLGGVGHIVEIDEAKFGKRKYNRGRLIEGQWVFGGIDHTTHETFLVPVEKRDKETLLKIIKEKIVPGSTIISDCWRAYDCLEDEGFVHETVNHSKEFVDPRTHAHTNTIEQTWRSVKDKIPRYGRKKTHFVGYLGEYLFKAKYPNLNERIHHFWVAAAKLYPPEH; encoded by the coding sequence atggcacacctttgtgttggatgttcgttatcttacgtggaagcaattcgtaaagacgagtatgGAGTTTTGCAATTTTATGTAAACCACGGGGCTTACAACCGGACTAGGCGTTGTGGTAATAGGAAGTGTGGCAACGAACTCGTTGTTAACGAATTTGGGGACTTCTTCTTTCGGTGTGGAAAGTACTACACACCGAAACGAAAGAAAATTAAGTGCCGGTTTACTGCCAGTGCGAAAAAGGGGACTTTCTTTGAAAACGCCCATTTACCATTGACggacattttttatgttgttgcATCAATATTGTGTCTAGTGCCGCCGCGACAAGATTATCTGGAAAAGAACTTTAATATTAGTTCTAAAACAGCTGTTGACTGGTATTCGTTTTGTCGCGAAGTATTTGTTGACCATGTGGCCAATAATGATGTAACTTTAGGTGGAGTTGGCCACATTGTGGAAATTGACGAGGCCAAATTTGGTAAACGGAAATATAATAGAGGAAGACTTATTGAAGGGCAGTGGGTGTTTGGTGGTATAGACCATACCACACATGAAACATTTTTAGTGCCGGTAGAGAAAAGGGACAAGGAAACTCTCTTAAAGatcataaaagaaaaaattgtacCGGGAAGTACAATTATTAGTGATTGTTGGCGTGCGTACGACTGCTTAGAGGACGAGGGGTTTGTGCATGAGACAGTCAACCACTCAAAGGAGTTTGTGGACCCACGCACTCACGCCCACACAAATACCATCGAGCAGACGTGGAGAAgtgtaaaagataaaattccGCGTTACGGCAGGAAAAAAACTCATTTTGTGGGGTATTTGGGTGAATACCTTTTTAAGGCGAAATACCCAAACCTCAATGAGCGGATCCACCATTTCTGGGTTGCGGCTGCAAAACTGTACCCAcctgaacattaa